Proteins co-encoded in one Kutzneria chonburiensis genomic window:
- a CDS encoding IclR family transcriptional regulator has product MGSSSDVPALRRGLAVLRLLSTRPGPMSAATIARELELPRSTAYHLLAELADAGFVTHLPEERRYGLGVAAFELGSAYLRHDPLERLARPLLRRLVDRAGATAHLGVLHGAEALYLLREQPRQPNTLVSDVGVRLPAHLPASGRAMLAFLLPAQVRALFPGVGSFVDRTGRGPRDLPSLRRLLSFERQRGWFVEDGFVTADFASVAAPVFDHGGRPIAAISTTFRHVCEDVNACGADWPEIAAEVRRTAEELTLRIGGHK; this is encoded by the coding sequence ATGGGTAGCAGCAGTGACGTGCCGGCGCTGCGCCGTGGACTGGCCGTGCTGCGCCTGCTGTCCACCCGGCCGGGCCCGATGTCCGCCGCCACCATCGCCCGTGAGCTCGAACTGCCTCGGTCGACGGCGTACCACCTGCTGGCCGAGCTGGCCGATGCCGGCTTCGTGACGCACCTGCCGGAGGAGCGCCGGTACGGGCTCGGCGTCGCGGCTTTCGAACTTGGCTCGGCGTACCTGCGCCACGATCCACTCGAGCGACTGGCTCGCCCGCTCCTGCGCCGGCTCGTCGACCGGGCCGGCGCCACGGCCCACCTCGGCGTCCTGCACGGGGCCGAGGCGCTCTACCTGCTCCGGGAGCAGCCCCGGCAGCCCAACACCCTGGTCTCCGACGTCGGCGTGCGGCTGCCGGCCCACCTGCCGGCGTCCGGCCGGGCCATGCTGGCGTTCCTGCTGCCGGCCCAGGTCAGGGCCCTGTTTCCGGGAGTCGGCAGCTTCGTCGACCGCACCGGCCGTGGGCCGCGCGACCTGCCGTCCCTACGCCGGCTGCTGTCGTTCGAACGGCAACGCGGCTGGTTCGTCGAGGACGGCTTCGTCACCGCCGACTTCGCTTCCGTCGCCGCCCCGGTCTTCGACCACGGCGGCCGCCCCATCGCCGCCATCAGCACCACGTTCCGGCACGTCTGCGAGGACGTGAACGCGTGCGGCGCCGACTGGCCGGAGATCGCCGCCGAAGTGCGCAGAACCGCCGAGGAACTGACGCTGCGCATCGGCGGCCACAA